In Gracilibacillus salitolerans, the sequence AATACTCTGATCTCCGTAAATATCTAATATATATCCCTGATTATCCGTAGTAATAATTAACGTTGGAATACCTTCTATATATTGAGTTAGTTTTTCCATAAAGTGTTGAACAACACTCAATTCTTTAACAAATCTTTGCTTTCGAAATTGTAACTCTTTCTTAGTAAGTGCAACTTTTAAAAAAGGGACTTCATCAGGAGTCATATTAAAGATCATTTCACAATTTTTTTTAGAAGCACGTATGTATGTATCAAAATCTTTCATTGAATTCCTCCTAGATACTAGTAAACAAAGTATAATTGTATTTTACCAAATTATTCAAGATCTCTACAATCAGAATTTTTTTTAGTATTTAGCTTCAACCTCTGATAAAGTATAATCTTTTCATCCAACAGTTCACTTAGCCTTAGTATTTCCCCGATGGAGTAGTGATTTGTTTCTCTTCCTAAATTATACAATTGGCTCTGTAACGAACTAATTTCAGCTTCCAGTTTTCTTATATCCAATAACAACATCCTTACAATTTCCATTTTCTTTTAGAATACCATAAGTAATCCTAGACTTCCTTAATTTTACTCCGAAACAGTAGATTCTCCCTATGTAAAGTCATAAAATTGGATATATATGTTAATGTAAATATTAAATTATACACTTTTTAACTGATTAGAGAGGGGAGTGCAATAGAAGAAGGGGAGATTATTTGTTAAAAATATTTCATATTGTTTTGTCAGTTATTGTTCTTATATTAGCTACTTATGGGTTAATTTCGAAAGATTATGCGTATTAAACTTATATGATGCTTAGCTAACGGACGGACTATTACCTAATTAGGAATAGCGCTAATATATAAGGGGTGTATTTCAAGGTGGGTTTTGCGCAGTTTTGGTTTTTGATAAGTCTTGTAACGGTGTTCACTCTTTGATCTTCAGTTGACAAACGGAATATTAATGGATAATTTATACGTTAGAAAACTTTTTTAATACATGTTTGACATTCATCAAACTTTTTGTTAGATTAATGATAATAATTGTAAGAATTTTTTTGCGCCGACATTAGATTGTTATCAAATAATAAGTTAGGATGTTATAAAACTATGGAAAAACTGCATGGAAACTTTTATGCTGATCGCTCGCCCGTTTATGAGTTGTTTATACTGATGCTTCAAGTCTCAGATTACAAGGATCCGGAAAAGGATACGTATCACAAACCTGAAATCGAAAAAATGAATCAGTGGATTGCTGAACAACGAAAATCCCTCCCTGAACATATTCTCGATGAATTAAACGTATTTTTCCACCCGGACAGCTTTTTTGGGTTGTCGATGACTCAGGTTGTTTACCAGTTCAACAAATATGGCGACATTGAGGAAAGCCTGGAGTTTCTAAAATCAGCGGATGCCAAAAAGATGATTTACTTCTTCTTTAATACTGGTCATAACTCTTTGGAAAATGAATCCATTATCGATAATCCTTCCGAAGTGCATAAGCATATCAAAAATAGCACATTGACACTGCCAGAAAAGTCCAAATTATTTTATCTCTATTTTGATCCTGAAGAGACGAAGGAGCGATTTGTCAATCTCATTCAGCACTGTTATGAACAATTATATAAACCAATTAAAAACCAGCTGGAAACAATTCATACGCAAGGCTTGGAGAACATCAAAAGACTGTCCGGTCAACAGTTAAAAGAAATTATCCGTTTTGATTCTCACTCAGATGAAAAGCTCCCTGAAACCATTGTTATTTTCCCTTCTTATTATCATCAGGATAACTCGGTTTTTTCATACGCAAGTAATGCCGATATCGCTATCTCCATAGTCGGAATGCAAATGATTGAGGATAAAATGGAGGGGACCAATACAGAAGAAAAGGTGATTGAGCTCGCTCGCGCCTTGTCGGACAGCAAGCGAATTACTATTATCCGGGAATTAAACAAGGCGCCATATTACGGATTCGAACTTGCACAACGACTTAATTTATCAAGTCCTACTATTTCGCATCACATGAATATCCTGTTTCGACTGGGCCTTGTAACCACATCCAAATATGAAAACAAGATATATTATGAAGTCAGCAAGGAGAAATTAAAGCAGTCTCTTGCAGAAATGACCGATCTTCTTACCTGACCCGAATCAGGTAAGACAATGCTTAAAAAGAGTATGATCTAACATTAGATAACTGTCTAAATATATATTTGATCTGCCTCCATACTAATAACACCGTGATTTATGCCACGACATTTGATAATTATCTAATGTGAAGTTTGATTAAAATTAATTGGGAGGGATTTCAAATGAAAGCAATTTTTACGAACAAAAATTTCATGCTGTTGTGGGTGGGTTTAACTGTATCAAGGTTTGGCATTCGATTTATTGACTTGGTGATTATGTGGTATGTGATTCAGGAGACAGGGTCAGCTTTAGCGTTGGGCGCTACTGTAATTTGCATAACGTTGCCGACACTTTTATTCGGACCTATCGCCGGTGTGATGGCTGATCGATATGACAAGAAGAAAATAATGGTCATCATGGATTTTTGCAATGGAGCTTTCATGTTTATCCTATCAGCATTGTTAATAACCGGAAATCTATCCATGCTGCTACTGTATATCTTGGTAATTTGCATGTCCATTGTATCGGCATTTTTCAATCCTGCGTCAAGTGCCAGTATACCGCTTCTTATTGAGGAAAGATATTTGACTCAGGCGAACTCATTGAATCAATTCAGTACACAAGGAAGCAATATCATTGGACCGGCTGCTGCTGGAATTTTATTGGCGGTATTCAATAACGAATATGGGTTGTTATTGATTGCCGGCGGAATTGCCTTTATTATTTCGGCCATAACAGAAATATGGATAAAGGTGCCTTCCGCAAGCGACGGAGAACAAGTTGACACTGAATTTATACAGGAACTAAAAGAAGGTTTGCAATTCATTTTGGAAGATAAAAGACTACTGATGCTCATCATTTCCGGCGGATTGATCATCAATTTCTTCCTGGCACCACTATCCGTTTACTTTACGATCATGAGTGACAGCATTTTTAATGTCGGATCGGCCGGACTCGGGATGTTGAATTCATCGCTTGCAATCGGGGCTTTAATCGGTTCATTAATGATCATGTTCAATCTTTATAAGGACAAATACAAAACCGCAATTGCAGGACTGGTTATGGAAGGCGTCGGACTGGTTTTGATCGGTTCCTTCATGGATTATTATGTAACGATTGCTGCCGTATTTATTATTGGAATGGGTACCTGTTTTGCAAGTATCGGATTGACTACACTATATCAAACAATCGTCCCAAAGCAGAAAATGGGCAGAGTATTGAGTATAGTCACCGTACTTTTGACCATTTCCATCCCATTAGGCACGCTGTTTGGATCGATGATCATCAGCTATATTCCAATGTTTGCAATCCTGCTTGCATTTGGGATTATTGTAACACTATCCGGATTGTCGGTCTTCATCATTGCAAAACAAGACAATACGGCCATCGAAAAAGAAGCTGTTTCAAGCTAAAATAATCATGGGAGAGGAGCTTTCTGTCTTCTTTCCATTTTCAAAAAGTCTCTGCCAGCAAGAATCAATGCATCACCGGACTATTTTTTTCCTTTAATCATGAGATGATTTACCGACATGGAATGGGTCGAAAGGAATAAAACAGATCATCGAGAATTATTTATAATTAAATAGGAGTATTCTTCCATAAGCAGGGGTGCATTGTTTTATCCGATAATAAGAGGATTCTAATAAAACTAAGACAGTCAATCTAAATAAGGGTTTCCATAAACGAGGGCTCTTCTCGAATAAGAAGGTGTGCTTTTTTTAAGGAACATCCAATAACCTAACAATAAATCCCAAGTGAAATTAGTTTAAAAAAGAGGAACCAAGCATTCTGTGACGAATTAATTTTATGAAATGGGATTTATAAAATTTAGATGAAAACCTGAAAGGGAGGAATTAATTTGGGACAGGTCTGAAGAATTTGTATCCCCAGACC encodes:
- a CDS encoding ArsR/SmtB family transcription factor, which codes for MEKLHGNFYADRSPVYELFILMLQVSDYKDPEKDTYHKPEIEKMNQWIAEQRKSLPEHILDELNVFFHPDSFFGLSMTQVVYQFNKYGDIEESLEFLKSADAKKMIYFFFNTGHNSLENESIIDNPSEVHKHIKNSTLTLPEKSKLFYLYFDPEETKERFVNLIQHCYEQLYKPIKNQLETIHTQGLENIKRLSGQQLKEIIRFDSHSDEKLPETIVIFPSYYHQDNSVFSYASNADIAISIVGMQMIEDKMEGTNTEEKVIELARALSDSKRITIIRELNKAPYYGFELAQRLNLSSPTISHHMNILFRLGLVTTSKYENKIYYEVSKEKLKQSLAEMTDLLT
- a CDS encoding MFS transporter, which encodes MKAIFTNKNFMLLWVGLTVSRFGIRFIDLVIMWYVIQETGSALALGATVICITLPTLLFGPIAGVMADRYDKKKIMVIMDFCNGAFMFILSALLITGNLSMLLLYILVICMSIVSAFFNPASSASIPLLIEERYLTQANSLNQFSTQGSNIIGPAAAGILLAVFNNEYGLLLIAGGIAFIISAITEIWIKVPSASDGEQVDTEFIQELKEGLQFILEDKRLLMLIISGGLIINFFLAPLSVYFTIMSDSIFNVGSAGLGMLNSSLAIGALIGSLMIMFNLYKDKYKTAIAGLVMEGVGLVLIGSFMDYYVTIAAVFIIGMGTCFASIGLTTLYQTIVPKQKMGRVLSIVTVLLTISIPLGTLFGSMIISYIPMFAILLAFGIIVTLSGLSVFIIAKQDNTAIEKEAVSS